The Neobacillus sp. PS3-34 genome has a window encoding:
- a CDS encoding ATP-binding protein, translating into MDTMKLQLENEKLKEELEIYKGIIEELPFSFVFKDYEHGVLVEKEISQKKDYSMKKIFPDPSVKSKKDFSFTSPPAFEFEIMERFLAPLLDYVPHHITFIDENGYLTLCNLQAANDLHANRNELIGKHIRELLKLPDEQIIMLQTLKSKKPIVDREILDKNYGIINTRIIYNPDGSVKRVIGLFLFLNAIKDAEKQALAGRIAAGIAHEIRNPLTTVRGYLQMLQHSVDGNIAELFSTLLIPEIDRANKIINDFLSISKPSQTAKEKLLITELILKFIGNFLNSEAHLHNVHLDYIIDDSVGNEYIEGSRDELLQVFINLFRNSLQAAPNIRLVITIKAKRIGSKVLLQFADNGIGIKPSLINHIFDPFFSTKEEGTGLGLSVSKKIIENHKGKMQAVSDSSGTIFNIELPLMQ; encoded by the coding sequence TAAAGATTATGAACATGGAGTTCTAGTGGAAAAGGAAATTAGCCAAAAAAAAGATTATTCAATGAAAAAAATCTTTCCAGACCCTTCGGTTAAATCTAAAAAAGATTTTAGCTTCACTTCACCGCCTGCTTTTGAGTTTGAAATTATGGAACGATTTCTTGCTCCCCTTCTTGATTATGTTCCCCACCATATCACCTTTATAGACGAAAATGGATATTTGACATTATGTAATTTACAGGCTGCTAATGATCTGCACGCTAATCGAAATGAATTAATTGGAAAGCATATCAGAGAGCTTTTGAAATTACCGGATGAGCAAATAATTATGCTTCAAACCCTTAAGTCGAAAAAGCCAATTGTAGACCGGGAAATTCTTGATAAAAATTATGGAATCATTAATACAAGAATTATTTATAATCCAGATGGCTCTGTCAAAAGAGTGATTGGTTTGTTTTTATTCTTAAATGCCATTAAGGACGCTGAGAAGCAGGCGCTGGCAGGCAGAATTGCAGCTGGCATTGCACATGAAATACGAAACCCGTTAACGACTGTCAGGGGATACTTGCAAATGTTGCAGCACTCAGTCGATGGAAATATTGCAGAGCTCTTTTCTACACTTCTTATTCCGGAAATAGATCGGGCAAATAAAATTATTAATGACTTTTTAAGCATTTCTAAACCATCACAAACAGCCAAGGAAAAACTTCTTATAACTGAATTAATACTTAAATTCATTGGAAATTTTCTTAATAGCGAAGCCCATCTTCATAATGTCCATTTGGATTACATAATTGATGACTCTGTTGGTAATGAATATATTGAAGGAAGCCGTGATGAACTTTTGCAGGTATTTATCAATTTATTCAGGAATTCCCTACAGGCTGCACCTAATATTAGACTGGTGATTACCATCAAAGCGAAGCGCATTGGGTCAAAGGTTCTTCTACAATTTGCTGATAATGGTATTGGAATCAAGCCGTCACTTATAAACCATATTTTTGATCCATTCTTTTCTACCAAAGAGGAAGGAACAGGCCTTGGCTTATCAGTATCGAAAAAAATCATAGAAAACCATAAAGGCAAAATGCAAGCAGTCAGCGATTCTTCGGGAACCATCTTTAATATTGAACTTCCCTTAATGCAATAA
- a CDS encoding MOSC domain-containing protein: MSIEKIVNLALGKPSEYEWNKHLESSGIGKVSVQKIDVKLDAIVGDGVGNPEFHGGQDRVVCLYPYEHYSLWEKEFQTQLPVPAFGENNTAIGMKEETVCIGDIYKIGEAVLQITQGRIPCSTISKYNGINSLLRRIVEASFTGYFFRVLEEGSISVGSTIQLMDRHLKGISVLKANQVMFHELSNNIEIKRLLEINELAEVWKQKLMRAL; this comes from the coding sequence ATGAGTATAGAAAAAATAGTTAACCTTGCTCTTGGAAAACCTAGTGAATATGAATGGAATAAACATCTCGAAAGTTCTGGAATTGGGAAAGTGTCTGTGCAAAAAATAGACGTGAAACTGGATGCTATCGTAGGAGATGGCGTCGGTAATCCCGAATTTCACGGAGGGCAGGACCGGGTCGTTTGCCTGTACCCTTATGAACACTATTCTTTATGGGAAAAAGAATTTCAAACGCAGCTGCCAGTTCCTGCTTTTGGAGAAAACAATACAGCGATTGGAATGAAGGAAGAAACTGTTTGTATCGGTGATATATATAAGATTGGTGAAGCCGTATTACAAATAACCCAGGGTAGAATTCCCTGTTCGACGATCTCAAAATATAATGGTATTAACTCTTTACTTAGACGGATCGTGGAAGCGAGTTTTACTGGTTATTTTTTCAGAGTTCTGGAAGAAGGATCAATTTCAGTGGGATCGACCATTCAATTAATGGACCGCCATCTAAAGGGGATTTCTGTGCTGAAGGCAAATCAGGTCATGTTCCATGAATTGTCTAATAATATTGAAATTAAAAGATTACTCGAAATCAATGAATTGGCTGAGGTCTGGAAACAAAAATTAATGAGAGCACTTTAA
- a CDS encoding alpha/beta hydrolase produces MPYCNMEGIRLYYEERGSGVPIIFVHPPGMGRKVFFYQLSLSNNFRVITFDLSGHGDTVGSRWPVTISGFCEEIRFLMDYLNIEKAVICGYSSGSAIAQELCLEMPERVLAVILSGGFAEVQSKIFEYEHLLGMYFVKHYPEFLAEVIATSHTEFLPLRTDLVKHMLKADRRVWFQFYKQSLHFSCLERLNSWERPLLLINGSKDFINQHLRAYRKKINCQEAFIKGASHQLPVRNWQAFNQIITGFVGANF; encoded by the coding sequence TTGCCTTACTGCAATATGGAAGGCATTCGTTTATACTATGAGGAAAGAGGTTCAGGTGTGCCGATTATCTTTGTCCATCCTCCAGGAATGGGGAGGAAAGTATTCTTTTATCAATTGAGCCTTTCAAATAATTTCCGAGTTATTACATTCGACCTAAGTGGTCATGGTGATACGGTAGGTAGCAGATGGCCAGTAACCATATCAGGATTTTGCGAAGAAATCCGATTCTTAATGGACTACTTAAATATCGAAAAAGCTGTAATTTGCGGATATTCTTCAGGCAGTGCTATTGCTCAGGAGCTTTGCCTGGAAATGCCAGAGCGAGTATTAGCTGTGATATTATCAGGTGGATTTGCAGAAGTTCAATCTAAAATATTTGAATATGAGCATCTTTTGGGTATGTATTTCGTAAAGCACTATCCTGAATTTTTGGCGGAAGTGATAGCCACAAGTCACACAGAATTTCTCCCCTTAAGAACAGATTTAGTGAAACACATGTTGAAAGCGGATAGAAGAGTGTGGTTTCAGTTTTACAAGCAATCTCTCCATTTTTCGTGTTTGGAAAGATTAAATAGTTGGGAGCGCCCGCTTCTGTTGATTAATGGATCAAAGGACTTTATTAATCAACATCTAAGAGCTTATCGAAAGAAAATAAATTGCCAGGAGGCTTTTATAAAGGGTGCATCTCATCAGCTTCCTGTCCGAAACTGGCAAGCATTTAACCAGATTATTACTGGATTTGTAGGGGCAAATTTCTAA
- a CDS encoding aminodeoxychorismate/anthranilate synthase component II: protein MILLIDNFDSFTYNLYQFLGELGETVQVSRNNQITIEEIKNLNPSAIILSPGPGRREDAGICLEAVSNFYQTVPILGICLGHQTIAHAFGGVVSNAKTIKHGKTSLITHNGRNLFAYLTSPLEVMRYHSLSVQRRTLPPMLECIAISMEDQEVMAIRHQYYPVYGLQFHPESIGTPYGKQMILNFLKETERMRNDEEIFAPVS, encoded by the coding sequence ATGATATTACTAATTGACAATTTTGATTCGTTTACTTACAACCTTTATCAATTTTTGGGTGAATTGGGCGAAACAGTTCAGGTTTCGAGAAATAATCAAATAACAATTGAAGAGATAAAGAATTTAAATCCTTCAGCAATTATCCTTTCTCCAGGTCCTGGCAGGCGAGAAGACGCAGGCATATGCCTGGAAGCTGTTTCAAACTTCTATCAAACGGTTCCCATACTGGGGATTTGTCTCGGACATCAGACAATTGCTCATGCATTTGGTGGTGTTGTAAGCAATGCGAAAACGATTAAGCATGGGAAAACATCTCTTATTACACATAATGGCAGAAATTTATTTGCCTATTTAACCTCACCTCTGGAAGTCATGCGGTATCATTCTCTTTCGGTTCAAAGAAGAACACTTCCGCCTATGCTGGAATGTATCGCAATTTCTATGGAGGATCAGGAAGTAATGGCCATCAGGCATCAGTACTATCCAGTCTATGGATTGCAGTTTCATCCCGAATCAATTGGAACCCCTTATGGGAAACAAATGATCTTAAACTTTTTAAAAGAAACGGAAAGGATGAGAAATGATGAAGAAATATTTGCTCCAGTTAGCTGA
- a CDS encoding DeoR/GlpR family DNA-binding transcription regulator translates to MLTEERHQIILELLKEKDIVKIQEIMDLTNTSESTIRRDLSLLEEKKFLKRVHGGASRLLGKLQEPSMNEKSTKNLQEKKLIAKYAASLIEQGDCIYLDAGSTIKEMIEFIQVKEVVVVTNGLMHLNELIGKGIKTYLIGGFAKPVTNAIVGRGALDSLDLYRFDKCFLGVNGIHPQMGFTTPDQEEAMVKQKALNLSREAFVVADETKFSEIAFAKIADISDASIITNRIDKDLLQQYAGKTNIKAVTA, encoded by the coding sequence ATGTTAACCGAAGAGCGCCATCAAATAATCTTAGAGCTATTAAAAGAAAAAGACATTGTAAAAATTCAGGAAATCATGGACTTGACCAATACATCAGAATCAACGATCCGTCGCGATTTATCCCTGCTGGAGGAAAAGAAATTTTTAAAGAGGGTACACGGAGGTGCATCAAGGCTACTGGGGAAGCTCCAGGAGCCAAGCATGAATGAAAAATCCACCAAAAACCTTCAAGAAAAAAAGTTGATTGCCAAATATGCAGCCAGTCTGATCGAGCAAGGAGATTGTATTTATTTGGATGCTGGTTCAACTATTAAAGAAATGATTGAATTTATTCAAGTAAAAGAAGTTGTCGTCGTTACAAATGGTTTAATGCACTTAAATGAATTAATCGGAAAAGGCATCAAAACCTATTTAATTGGAGGCTTTGCGAAGCCAGTCACAAATGCCATCGTTGGCAGAGGAGCATTGGACAGCCTTGATTTATACCGTTTTGATAAATGTTTTTTAGGAGTAAATGGAATACACCCACAAATGGGCTTTACAACTCCGGACCAGGAAGAAGCGATGGTTAAACAAAAAGCGCTTAATCTATCTAGAGAGGCATTTGTTGTAGCGGATGAAACGAAATTTTCAGAGATAGCTTTTGCGAAGATAGCAGATATTTCTGATGCATCGATCATAACAAACAGAATTGATAAAGATTTACTACAACAATATGCAGGAAAAACAAACATAAAGGCAGTGACAGCATGA
- a CDS encoding MFS transporter, which translates to MENIEQLCQNPKAGKEANSADSANQKWAIMSLSSIPLVMTLGNSMLIPVLPSMEKKLSISPFQTSMIITVYSIVAIFLIPVAGYLSDHIGRKKVIIPSLVIAGIGGLISGWAAWKLDNAYWVILIGRSLQGVGAAGAAPIVMPLVGDMFKSDDEVSSCLGLIETSNTFGKVLSPILGAFLAGFFWFLPFFSFPVFCAISIAMMVLLVKCPKTNEKPIPFKQFFINIKNIFTKKGRWLYGIFFIGCILMFVLFGTLFYLSDIFEKEYGIKDIKKGFFLALPLGALCLSSFITGKIIKKNKVLMKWLILGGIVLSAAAIGALYFSIQLWFMIIMFLLSGIGIGTGLPCLDALITEGIEKEERGTITSIYSSMRFIGVAAGPPVIALLMKGSDTWIFILLSGVSILGALIALKAIKPGAQPSK; encoded by the coding sequence ATGGAGAATATTGAACAATTATGCCAAAATCCCAAAGCTGGCAAGGAAGCAAACTCTGCTGATAGCGCCAACCAAAAATGGGCAATCATGTCCTTATCATCCATTCCACTCGTCATGACTTTAGGTAATTCGATGCTAATACCAGTTTTACCATCCATGGAAAAAAAATTATCCATTTCTCCTTTTCAGACGAGCATGATTATAACTGTTTATTCCATAGTCGCCATTTTTTTAATACCAGTTGCCGGCTACTTATCGGACCATATTGGAAGGAAAAAAGTTATTATCCCAAGTTTAGTCATTGCAGGAATAGGCGGGCTAATTTCTGGCTGGGCAGCGTGGAAACTTGATAATGCATATTGGGTAATTTTAATTGGCAGGTCGCTCCAAGGGGTAGGCGCAGCGGGAGCTGCTCCAATTGTTATGCCACTAGTGGGAGACATGTTTAAAAGTGACGATGAAGTAAGCAGCTGTTTAGGATTAATTGAAACTTCAAATACTTTTGGCAAGGTACTGAGCCCAATTCTCGGAGCATTTTTAGCGGGATTTTTCTGGTTCCTGCCGTTCTTTTCTTTTCCAGTTTTTTGTGCCATTTCAATTGCAATGATGGTATTATTGGTTAAATGTCCAAAAACAAATGAAAAACCGATTCCCTTTAAACAGTTTTTTATCAACATCAAAAATATCTTTACAAAAAAAGGGCGCTGGCTGTACGGCATATTTTTTATAGGCTGCATTCTTATGTTTGTACTTTTTGGCACTTTATTCTATCTTTCGGACATTTTTGAAAAGGAATATGGGATTAAGGATATTAAAAAGGGCTTTTTTCTAGCCCTTCCTTTAGGAGCACTTTGTCTTTCATCTTTTATTACCGGAAAGATTATTAAAAAAAATAAGGTATTAATGAAATGGCTTATATTAGGCGGAATTGTCCTATCTGCTGCAGCAATTGGTGCATTGTATTTCTCTATCCAATTATGGTTTATGATTATCATGTTTCTCTTAAGCGGTATCGGTATTGGCACTGGCCTTCCGTGCCTGGATGCTTTAATTACGGAAGGAATTGAAAAAGAGGAAAGAGGCACGATTACCTCCATATACAGCTCCATGCGATTTATCGGTGTAGCGGCAGGTCCGCCAGTCATCGCATTATTGATGAAGGGCTCGGATACGTGGATTTTTATCCTTTTAAGCGGTGTTAGCATTTTGGGGGCACTTATCGCATTAAAAGCCATCAAGCCAGGTGCCCAACCAAGCAAATAA
- a CDS encoding putative holin-like toxin yields the protein MRPLTIFEAIMIMISFSSLLLAILNFGQKK from the coding sequence GTGAGGCCTTTGACAATTTTCGAGGCAATAATGATTATGATTTCTTTTTCTAGTCTGTTACTTGCCATTCTAAATTTTGGTCAAAAAAAATAG
- the trpE gene encoding anthranilate synthase component I: protein MGKSQKQIIIEELQGDTLTPITILQKLSGSKKFLLESSLKHQESGRYSFIGTDPSFELLSYGSRNELIKRNGERSILHGNSFEVIKKLLPFEEGIESEFPFMAGGVGYFGYDLVRQMEDIGDELENELEMPDLHLMFYEEVIIYDHLQERVFIAGLPLLEETSAETIKSRIKKRMDELKGAHFQGEMKEFQLNGFKPLTKQNEFLKKVEKAKEHIVSGDIFQVVLSQRMVSEFKGNPLSLYRKHRAANPTPYMFYIEFDSYTVIGSSPESLVKTRGVKVTVNPIAGTKPRGTNLDEDKSFEKDLTTDEKELAEHRMLVDLGRNDLGRVCEFGTVDIDKYMEIEKFTHVMHLVSEISGELKKGYSSLDALAACLPAGTVSGAPKVRAMEIINQMEKSKRGVYSGAIGYLSVSGDADFALAIRTMIIKSGNAYIQAGAGIVHDSKPENEYEETMNKLKSFLEGSK from the coding sequence ATGGGAAAATCACAAAAACAAATCATCATTGAAGAATTACAGGGTGACACCTTAACACCAATAACGATTTTACAAAAGTTGAGCGGCTCAAAAAAGTTTTTGCTTGAAAGCTCCCTAAAGCATCAGGAGTCAGGAAGGTATTCATTTATTGGTACGGATCCTTCTTTTGAGCTTTTATCCTATGGTTCGAGAAATGAATTGATAAAACGAAATGGCGAGAGAAGCATCCTACATGGAAATTCGTTTGAAGTAATTAAGAAACTACTCCCGTTCGAAGAGGGGATTGAATCAGAATTTCCCTTTATGGCTGGAGGAGTAGGATATTTCGGATACGATCTGGTCCGCCAAATGGAGGATATTGGGGATGAGTTAGAAAACGAGCTGGAAATGCCAGATCTCCATCTAATGTTTTATGAAGAGGTCATCATATATGACCACCTTCAGGAAAGGGTTTTTATTGCGGGGCTGCCATTATTAGAGGAAACCTCAGCAGAGACCATAAAAAGCAGGATTAAGAAAAGAATGGATGAACTTAAAGGTGCCCACTTTCAGGGAGAAATGAAAGAATTTCAGTTAAATGGTTTTAAGCCATTGACCAAGCAAAATGAATTTTTAAAAAAGGTGGAGAAAGCAAAGGAGCATATTGTTTCCGGAGATATCTTTCAAGTTGTACTGTCCCAAAGGATGGTATCAGAATTTAAGGGGAATCCTCTTTCACTTTATCGTAAACATAGAGCTGCAAATCCTACCCCTTATATGTTTTATATTGAATTCGATTCCTACACAGTGATTGGATCTTCACCAGAAAGTCTTGTTAAAACAAGAGGAGTAAAGGTTACCGTTAATCCGATTGCTGGAACGAAACCGCGTGGAACGAATCTTGATGAAGATAAATCTTTTGAAAAGGATTTAACAACTGATGAAAAAGAATTAGCAGAGCACCGCATGCTCGTTGACCTTGGCAGAAATGATTTAGGCCGTGTCTGTGAATTCGGAACTGTAGATATTGACAAATATATGGAAATAGAAAAATTCACACATGTCATGCATTTAGTTTCAGAAATATCAGGTGAATTAAAGAAAGGGTATTCCTCGTTGGATGCTCTTGCAGCCTGCCTCCCTGCAGGCACGGTTTCAGGTGCACCAAAGGTGAGAGCGATGGAAATAATTAATCAAATGGAAAAAAGCAAAAGAGGAGTTTATTCAGGCGCAATCGGATATCTTTCTGTGAGTGGGGACGCAGATTTTGCACTCGCTATCCGAACGATGATTATAAAGAGCGGGAATGCCTATATTCAAGCAGGTGCAGGGATCGTCCATGATTCTAAACCGGAGAACGAGTATGAGGAAACGATGAATAAATTAAAGTCTTTTTTGGAGGGAAGCAAATGA
- the pfkB gene encoding 1-phosphofructokinase: MIYTLTLNPSIDYVIELDQVELGSLNRTVKETKFPGGKGINVSRVLKRLKTDSMALGFIGGFTGRFIEEYLETEQIASDFVRVNEDTRINVKIKTENETEINAKGPKITDLEYETLKKKIMNLSQCDLLVLAGSIPSTLPATTYEELVKICSENSAKFVVDAEGELLKKVLPYRPFLIKPNHHELGELFHTTIAECEEVVPYARKLIEMGAQNVIVSLADKGAVFINTETLLVAEVPRGTVKSSVGAGDSTVAGFLAKYQETKSFEDAFKYGVSSGSATAFSIGLCTREKIEEILPQVVIRKS, encoded by the coding sequence ATGATCTATACATTGACATTAAATCCTTCCATTGACTATGTTATTGAACTTGACCAAGTTGAATTAGGAAGTCTCAATCGAACAGTAAAGGAAACCAAATTCCCGGGCGGAAAAGGGATCAACGTTTCCAGAGTCTTAAAAAGGCTTAAAACAGATAGCATGGCGCTTGGTTTTATTGGTGGTTTTACTGGCCGTTTTATTGAGGAGTATTTGGAGACTGAACAAATTGCTTCAGATTTTGTTAGGGTAAACGAAGATACCCGCATTAATGTGAAAATAAAAACAGAGAATGAGACAGAAATTAACGCCAAAGGTCCAAAGATAACAGACTTGGAGTATGAAACTTTAAAGAAAAAAATTATGAATCTTTCACAATGTGATTTGCTTGTGCTCGCAGGAAGCATTCCATCCACATTGCCTGCGACAACCTACGAAGAACTTGTCAAAATCTGCTCGGAAAACAGCGCTAAATTCGTTGTAGATGCAGAGGGGGAATTATTGAAAAAGGTTCTTCCGTACCGTCCATTTCTTATTAAGCCTAATCATCATGAGCTTGGAGAATTATTTCACACAACCATAGCTGAGTGCGAAGAGGTAGTACCCTATGCAAGGAAATTGATTGAAATGGGTGCTCAAAACGTAATTGTTTCACTTGCAGACAAAGGGGCTGTATTTATCAATACAGAAACATTGCTAGTTGCAGAGGTTCCGAGGGGGACAGTAAAAAGTTCTGTAGGGGCAGGGGATTCCACAGTAGCTGGTTTTCTTGCAAAATATCAGGAAACAAAGAGTTTCGAGGATGCATTTAAATATGGTGTTTCTTCCGGAAGTGCTACAGCTTTTTCAATCGGGTTATGTACCAGAGAGAAAATTGAGGAAATCCTTCCTCAGGTCGTCATTAGAAAATCTTAA
- the trpC gene encoding indole-3-glycerol phosphate synthase TrpC gives METILDRILKEKKQEIAKLKGIENQGTTFPKRSLIEKLKTADELAVIAEFKRASPSKGLINSEANPVGQGRIYESCGASAISVLTDQNFFKGSFEDLKAIREEIKIPILCKDFIIDKVQIDFASSYGADLVLLIAAALNEAELKELYQHATLLGLEVLVEVHNEKELEKALKIGSRLIGINNRDLRDFQVSLETTQKLAGQAKSAGAFLISESGIFSSNDAEIVRDAGANGILVGEALMRSGNLEKIIQELRLPLVKAV, from the coding sequence ATGGAAACTATCTTAGATCGTATTTTAAAAGAAAAAAAACAAGAGATTGCAAAATTAAAAGGAATAGAGAATCAGGGTACTACCTTTCCTAAAAGATCACTTATTGAGAAATTGAAAACTGCTGACGAACTGGCTGTCATCGCGGAATTCAAACGTGCCTCTCCATCTAAGGGGTTGATTAATTCGGAGGCAAACCCGGTGGGGCAGGGAAGAATTTATGAATCCTGCGGTGCATCTGCTATATCAGTCTTAACTGATCAGAATTTTTTTAAGGGCTCTTTTGAGGACTTGAAGGCAATAAGGGAAGAAATTAAAATCCCCATCCTGTGTAAGGATTTTATAATTGATAAGGTTCAAATCGATTTTGCATCAAGCTACGGTGCAGACCTGGTCCTGTTGATTGCGGCTGCATTAAATGAAGCAGAATTAAAGGAGCTTTATCAGCACGCAACTCTTCTTGGCCTTGAAGTACTTGTTGAGGTTCATAATGAGAAGGAGCTTGAAAAAGCGTTGAAAATAGGCTCGCGCCTGATTGGTATTAATAACAGAGATTTAAGAGATTTTCAAGTATCCCTTGAGACCACACAGAAACTTGCCGGACAGGCAAAATCTGCCGGTGCATTCCTGATAAGTGAGAGCGGAATTTTCTCAAGCAATGATGCGGAAATTGTCAGGGATGCTGGTGCAAATGGCATTCTGGTTGGGGAAGCCCTGATGAGAAGTGGTAATTTAGAGAAAATTATTCAAGAACTTCGGTTACCGCTAGTAAAGGCGGTGTAG
- the trpB gene encoding tryptophan synthase subunit beta: MTLYNLPDEKGHFGLFGGRFIPETLVQPVLKLEEEYKKAKEDHEFQAEVQRLLEEYVGRETPLFLAENLTRHAGGAKIHLKREDLNHTGAHKINNTIGQALLAVRMGKRKIVAETGAGQHGVATATVCALLKLDCIIFMGEEDINRQALNVFRMELLGAKIVSVTSGSATLKDAVNEALRYWVANADDTHYLLGSVMGPHPFPMMVRDFQSIIGKETKDQILVREGKLPEAIVACIGGGSNAMGMFYPFIEDKEVKLFGIEAAGKGINTPFHAASLTSGRPGVLHGSLMYLLQSDDGQIQEAHSISAGLDYPGVGPEHSYLKESGRVEYHSITDMEALDAFQLLAQLEGIIPALESAHAVAFALKLAAQMDEKESIVICLSGRGDKDVDSVRNRLKGMNNQ; encoded by the coding sequence ATGACATTATATAACCTGCCAGATGAAAAAGGGCATTTTGGGCTATTCGGAGGAAGATTCATTCCTGAAACACTTGTACAGCCAGTTTTGAAATTAGAAGAAGAGTACAAAAAGGCAAAGGAGGATCATGAATTTCAGGCTGAGGTCCAGAGGCTGCTTGAAGAATATGTTGGGCGAGAAACACCGCTGTTTTTAGCTGAAAACCTGACAAGGCATGCGGGAGGCGCAAAAATTCATTTAAAAAGAGAAGATTTGAATCATACAGGTGCACACAAGATAAACAATACGATTGGGCAAGCCCTCCTTGCTGTGAGAATGGGAAAAAGGAAAATCGTTGCAGAGACAGGAGCAGGCCAGCATGGAGTTGCAACAGCCACGGTTTGTGCATTGCTGAAGCTTGATTGCATCATTTTTATGGGAGAAGAGGATATAAACCGGCAGGCACTAAACGTATTCCGAATGGAACTGCTTGGGGCAAAAATAGTTAGCGTAACATCAGGAAGTGCAACACTGAAGGATGCTGTGAACGAGGCATTAAGATATTGGGTTGCAAATGCGGATGACACACATTATTTGTTAGGCTCTGTAATGGGACCTCATCCATTTCCTATGATGGTAAGGGATTTTCAAAGTATTATCGGAAAAGAAACAAAAGATCAGATTCTTGTCAGGGAAGGCAAACTTCCTGAGGCAATTGTTGCCTGTATAGGGGGAGGAAGCAATGCAATGGGAATGTTTTACCCTTTTATTGAAGATAAGGAAGTTAAATTATTTGGTATTGAAGCAGCTGGAAAGGGAATCAATACCCCCTTCCATGCTGCATCTCTGACGAGTGGAAGGCCTGGCGTTTTGCATGGCTCTTTGATGTATCTTCTACAAAGTGATGATGGGCAAATACAGGAAGCGCACTCCATATCTGCAGGCCTGGACTACCCAGGTGTCGGACCAGAGCACAGTTATTTAAAAGAAAGCGGCAGGGTGGAGTATCATTCGATTACAGACATGGAGGCGCTGGATGCCTTCCAACTATTGGCACAGCTTGAAGGGATTATCCCTGCTCTCGAAAGTGCTCATGCAGTTGCATTTGCTTTAAAGCTAGCAGCTCAAATGGATGAAAAAGAATCGATTGTCATTTGTTTATCCGGAAGAGGAGATAAAGATGTGGATTCCGTAAGAAACAGATTGAAGGGGATGAATAATCAATGA
- a CDS encoding phosphoribosylanthranilate isomerase: protein MKVKICGITDLQSALAAVQLGADAIGFVFAESKRKIDMKAAKEIAEKLPESVMKVGVFVNETKKRIEQIASFTGLSHIQLHGEETPEFCRSIGYPVIKAISVQTENELSNLQDYPSEFILLDRRKGKYNGGNGTSFKWQEIKTEELDGKKIILAGGLDSDNVLEAIKLIKPYMVDVSSGVETDGKKDVKKIEKFIEHAKGKITRGILK, encoded by the coding sequence TTGAAAGTAAAAATTTGCGGAATTACTGATTTACAGTCAGCCTTAGCTGCAGTCCAATTGGGTGCAGATGCAATAGGGTTTGTATTCGCTGAAAGCAAAAGAAAAATTGATATGAAGGCTGCAAAAGAAATTGCTGAGAAATTGCCTGAGTCAGTAATGAAGGTCGGTGTTTTCGTAAATGAGACAAAAAAAAGGATCGAACAGATTGCTTCCTTTACAGGACTCAGCCATATCCAGCTGCATGGAGAGGAAACACCAGAATTTTGCAGAAGTATCGGTTATCCAGTAATTAAAGCCATAAGTGTACAAACGGAAAATGAGCTAAGTAATCTTCAGGATTACCCTTCAGAGTTTATTTTGCTTGATAGGCGAAAGGGAAAATACAACGGTGGAAATGGTACATCTTTTAAGTGGCAAGAAATTAAAACTGAAGAGTTAGATGGAAAGAAGATCATTCTCGCCGGTGGATTGGATTCAGACAATGTTTTAGAAGCTATCAAACTGATAAAACCATATATGGTGGACGTTAGCAGCGGTGTTGAAACGGATGGAAAAAAGGATGTAAAGAAGATAGAAAAATTTATCGAACATGCTAAAGGAAAAATAACAAGGGGGATTTTAAAATGA